A DNA window from Microcystis aeruginosa NIES-843 contains the following coding sequences:
- the prmA gene encoding 50S ribosomal protein L11 methyltransferase translates to MSNSWWEITVLCEPSLEETVFWRLEDFGCSGTATAKKQSSLEVKAYIPEIKAQLLDLEALSLWLKQDALILGFPEPVSHWQLMDEEDWASSWKQHWQISEIGDRFLICPAWLNPPENNQRLVIKIDPGSAFGTGTHPTTQLCLESLEMRLSSHPEPKIIADIGCGSGILAIGAILLGAKKVYAVDTDPLAVNATRSNRHLNRINPENLAINQGSVEELLELIPDGVDGIVCNILAETIIALMPEINRLAKPTTWGILSGILVTQAQAVTDILEPQGWTVAALWKRQEWCCLQIRRALD, encoded by the coding sequence ATGTCTAATAGTTGGTGGGAAATTACGGTTTTGTGCGAACCTAGTCTCGAAGAAACGGTTTTCTGGAGACTGGAAGATTTTGGCTGTTCGGGAACGGCCACTGCTAAAAAACAATCCTCTTTAGAGGTTAAGGCCTATATACCAGAAATTAAAGCGCAATTGCTCGATTTAGAGGCACTAAGCCTCTGGTTAAAGCAGGATGCTTTGATTTTAGGTTTTCCCGAACCTGTCAGCCATTGGCAGTTAATGGACGAGGAAGACTGGGCCAGCAGTTGGAAACAACATTGGCAAATTAGCGAGATCGGCGATCGCTTTTTGATCTGTCCTGCTTGGTTAAATCCCCCCGAAAATAACCAGAGATTGGTGATTAAAATTGACCCCGGTTCCGCTTTTGGCACGGGAACGCATCCAACCACGCAATTATGTCTAGAATCCCTAGAAATGCGTTTAAGTAGCCATCCAGAGCCTAAAATTATCGCCGATATCGGTTGTGGTTCTGGCATACTCGCGATCGGAGCGATTTTATTGGGGGCCAAAAAAGTTTATGCTGTCGATACAGATCCGCTGGCGGTGAATGCGACGCGCAGTAATCGCCATCTCAACCGAATTAACCCCGAAAATTTAGCTATTAATCAGGGTAGTGTCGAGGAGTTATTAGAATTAATTCCCGATGGTGTCGATGGCATCGTTTGTAATATTTTAGCCGAGACAATTATCGCTTTAATGCCCGAAATCAACCGTCTGGCAAAACCCACCACTTGGGGAATTTTAAGCGGCATCCTCGTCACCCAAGCACAAGCAGTTACAGATATTTTAGAACCCCAAGGCTGGACAGTGGCTGCCCTGTGGAAACGTCAAGAATGGTGTTGTCTTCAAATTCGTCGCGCTCTGGATTAA
- the ilvB gene encoding biosynthetic-type acetolactate synthase large subunit has translation MVSSLPKPNDSLTTVPQRCSGAYALMDSLKRHGVKHIFGYPGGAILPIYDELYRFEERGELQHILVRHEQAAAHAADAYARATGKVGVCFGTSGPGATNLVTGIANAHMDSIPMVIITGQVSRAAIGSDAFQETDIYGITLPIVKHSYVARNAREVARIVAEAFHIASTGRPGPVLVDIPKDVGLELCDYIPVEPGDVKLTGYRPTVKGNRRQIEAALHLLETAEKPLLYVGGGAIAANAHAQIAEFAERFQLPVTTTLMGIGAFDEHHPLSVGMLGMHGTAYANFAVTECDLLIAVGARFDDRVTGKLDEFASKAKVIHLDIDPAEVGKNRAPDVPIVGDVRVVLEQILQKAREFDYPTNSDRTQAWLAQIERWRQDYPLQVPRPEGRLSPQEVIVEVGRQAPHAYYTTDVGQHQMWAAQFLKNGPRRWISSAGLGTMGFGLPAAMGVKVAIPDEEVICISGDSSFQMNLQELATLTQFNIHAKTIIINNGWQGMVRQWQEAFYGERYSNSNMEAGMPDVELLAQAYGIKGITIRHREELAAKIAEMLAHDGPVLVNAIVTKDENCYPMVAPGQSNARMIGLPKIVTGGCEMLNCPSCGAVNSWNNKFCPECGAKL, from the coding sequence GTGGTTTCATCACTTCCCAAGCCCAATGACTCTTTAACAACGGTTCCCCAGCGTTGTTCTGGGGCTTATGCCTTGATGGACAGTCTCAAACGTCATGGCGTTAAGCACATCTTCGGTTATCCCGGAGGTGCGATCCTGCCCATCTATGACGAACTCTACCGCTTTGAAGAGCGGGGAGAATTACAACATATTTTAGTGCGCCACGAACAAGCGGCCGCCCATGCCGCCGATGCCTACGCTAGGGCCACCGGCAAAGTGGGGGTCTGTTTCGGTACTTCCGGCCCCGGGGCGACCAATTTGGTGACAGGCATCGCTAACGCACACATGGACTCCATCCCGATGGTAATTATCACCGGTCAGGTGAGTCGGGCGGCCATCGGTTCCGATGCTTTCCAAGAAACCGATATTTATGGTATTACTCTCCCGATTGTTAAACATTCCTATGTGGCTAGAAACGCCCGGGAAGTAGCGAGAATCGTCGCTGAAGCCTTCCATATCGCCAGTACAGGACGACCAGGACCGGTTTTAGTCGATATTCCCAAAGATGTCGGTTTAGAACTATGCGATTATATCCCCGTCGAACCGGGAGATGTGAAACTAACTGGCTATCGTCCCACGGTTAAGGGCAATCGCCGTCAAATCGAGGCCGCTTTACACCTCTTGGAAACCGCCGAAAAACCCTTACTTTACGTTGGCGGAGGTGCGATCGCAGCTAATGCCCACGCCCAAATTGCCGAGTTTGCCGAGCGTTTTCAGTTACCCGTCACCACCACGTTAATGGGGATCGGTGCTTTTGATGAACATCATCCCCTCTCGGTGGGAATGTTAGGAATGCACGGCACCGCCTACGCTAATTTTGCCGTGACCGAGTGTGATTTATTAATTGCCGTCGGCGCTCGTTTTGATGACCGAGTAACGGGGAAATTGGACGAATTCGCCTCGAAAGCTAAGGTAATCCATCTGGATATTGACCCGGCCGAAGTGGGCAAAAATCGCGCCCCTGACGTGCCGATTGTCGGGGATGTGCGGGTAGTTTTAGAACAAATACTCCAAAAAGCCAGAGAATTTGATTATCCCACTAATTCCGATCGCACCCAAGCTTGGTTAGCCCAGATCGAGCGCTGGCGACAAGATTATCCCCTGCAAGTACCTCGACCAGAAGGCAGACTTTCCCCCCAAGAAGTGATCGTTGAGGTGGGTCGTCAAGCACCCCACGCCTACTATACCACCGATGTGGGCCAGCATCAGATGTGGGCGGCCCAATTCCTCAAAAATGGACCCCGACGTTGGATTTCTAGCGCGGGATTGGGGACGATGGGTTTCGGTTTACCGGCTGCGATGGGGGTAAAGGTGGCTATTCCCGATGAGGAGGTCATCTGTATTAGTGGTGATTCCAGTTTCCAAATGAATCTACAGGAATTGGCCACCCTAACCCAATTTAATATTCATGCCAAGACGATTATTATTAATAATGGTTGGCAGGGTATGGTACGTCAATGGCAAGAAGCTTTCTATGGGGAACGTTATTCTAATTCCAATATGGAAGCGGGAATGCCGGATGTGGAACTGTTAGCCCAAGCTTACGGCATTAAAGGCATTACTATTCGCCATCGAGAGGAATTAGCCGCAAAAATTGCCGAAATGTTGGCCCATGATGGTCCGGTTTTGGTCAATGCGATCGTGACTAAGGATGAAAATTGTTATCCCATGGTCGCCCCCGGTCAAAGTAATGCCCGTATGATTGGTTTACCGAAAATTGTCACCGGGGGTTGTGAAATGCTCAATTGTCCCAGTTGTGGCGCGGTTAACAGTTGGAATAATAAATTCTGTCCTGAATGTGGGGCGAAATTGTAG
- a CDS encoding DUF7149 domain-containing protein has product MIVNKRELKQALNRVYLKIKPDAETIQVFRANLVRLLDQCDSKKSEEFNKNLLIDFLKNTYYADRYFINTKERIDLVIHNNQDVKSPVGVIFETKKPTRTINAEMPRLDNLNTKAFQQLVLYFLRERVTDKNLEIKHLIVTNIYEWFIFDAKIFEELFFANKALVNQFCDFEAGRLSSTKTDFFYQQIAEPAITKVIEQIKFTHFDLRDLENLDLLDIYKILSPEHLLKLPFVNDSNTLNKPFYNELLYIIGLTEIKGKGKKLIGRMKEGDRCDGSLIENAISRLDSLDKTSKLTEEFGTTDEERLYNVALRLSINWINRVLFLKLLEAQLIKYHQGDRDFAFLNLAKVPSYSDLDSLFFDVLAKEKNKREAKVKTIFAHVPYLNSSLFLPTETEKQTIFIGNLRERTLPIFTATVLKDNQGNKRVGELNALAYLFEFLDAYKFDRDELENPQEDSEKLINASVLGLIFEKINGYKDGSFYTPSFITMYMCRETIRRAIVQKFNEVKGWNCQSLDDLYERIEDKREANVIINSLKICDPAVGSGHFLVSALNEIIAIKSELRVLLDSSGKSLKDYRVEVRNDKLLVYDDEGTLFAYHPNNKEKQRVQQALFHEKQTIIEGCLFGVDINPNSVTICQLRLWIELLKNAYYREDGNLETLPNIDINIKCGNSLISRFGLDVDVKQVLQKQKFSIEEYRNAVQTYRNAENKEQKRQMETLIAKIKAGFSSNLLIGNPKKVKLRQLQGELYNLENQGLLFEETKTEQKAREKKVTKLNNEIDKLTAEIADIESGKLYDNALEWRFEFPEVLNDNGDFVGFDVVIGNPPYVPSKNLDEKEKALYYEHYKTTEYQINTFGIFTELGIKILNQKGFLGLIIPNYWLTTKYDKKLRKFLFEENRTTNIVNVYNIFESAVVETLLLFSKKELNNDEIHICSIDRNISTINERLEAVMLSHWSYDQKITVSALDEELTISFNDKIKINAETQIGSLFDLKFGAKLYEIGKGNPPQTKNDAKNRIYESELKIDNSYIQLLRARDIQRYRLKTDSYYVKYGENLAAPRSISIFEGERILIQRIFSRKTLDATCVDDTIICNTDVITLKPKNNTLNVKFYLAIICSKLCASVLKSQNVNLDRNAFPKINTKTLSTFPVPKYKHEYIDITALVDKILTAKKDDPTADTSELEKQIDHLVYKLYQLTYNEVKIIDPEFALTEQEYLDLP; this is encoded by the coding sequence ATGATTGTCAATAAGCGAGAACTCAAGCAAGCCTTAAATCGGGTGTACTTAAAAATCAAGCCTGATGCTGAAACAATTCAGGTTTTTCGAGCTAATTTGGTGCGCTTGTTGGACCAATGTGACAGCAAAAAGTCGGAAGAGTTTAATAAAAATTTGCTGATAGATTTTTTGAAAAATACCTATTATGCTGATCGCTATTTTATCAATACAAAAGAGCGCATTGATCTGGTGATTCATAATAACCAGGATGTTAAAAGTCCAGTGGGGGTCATTTTTGAGACGAAGAAGCCTACTCGGACAATAAATGCAGAAATGCCAAGACTGGATAATCTCAATACCAAGGCTTTTCAGCAGTTAGTTTTATATTTTCTCCGCGAAAGGGTGACGGATAAAAATCTTGAGATTAAACACTTGATCGTAACAAATATTTATGAGTGGTTTATTTTCGATGCGAAGATTTTTGAGGAGTTGTTTTTTGCTAATAAGGCTCTAGTTAACCAGTTTTGCGATTTTGAAGCAGGGAGACTGAGTAGTACAAAAACGGATTTTTTCTATCAACAAATTGCCGAACCAGCGATCACTAAAGTTATTGAGCAAATTAAGTTTACTCATTTTGATCTGCGAGATTTGGAAAATTTAGATTTGCTTGATATTTACAAGATTCTTTCGCCAGAACATTTACTTAAGTTACCTTTTGTTAATGACAGTAATACTTTAAATAAGCCTTTTTATAATGAGCTTTTGTATATTATTGGTTTGACGGAAATTAAGGGTAAAGGGAAGAAGTTAATCGGACGAATGAAAGAAGGCGATCGCTGTGATGGTTCCCTGATTGAAAATGCGATTAGTCGGTTGGATAGTCTAGATAAGACTTCAAAATTAACTGAAGAGTTTGGAACTACGGATGAGGAACGGCTGTATAATGTGGCGTTGCGGTTATCAATTAATTGGATTAATCGGGTTTTGTTTCTCAAATTATTGGAAGCGCAGTTAATTAAATATCATCAAGGCGATCGAGATTTTGCCTTTCTCAATTTGGCGAAAGTTCCCAGTTATAGTGATCTCGATAGTTTGTTTTTTGATGTGTTAGCCAAGGAGAAAAATAAGCGCGAGGCTAAGGTTAAAACGATTTTTGCTCATGTACCTTATTTAAATAGTTCGCTATTTCTACCAACGGAGACGGAAAAGCAAACGATTTTTATTGGCAATTTGCGGGAGCGAACTTTACCCATTTTTACAGCGACGGTGCTAAAAGATAATCAGGGTAATAAGCGAGTAGGCGAGTTAAATGCGTTGGCTTATTTGTTTGAGTTTTTGGATGCTTATAAATTCGATCGAGATGAGTTAGAAAATCCTCAAGAAGATAGCGAAAAGTTAATTAATGCTTCGGTGTTGGGGTTAATTTTTGAAAAGATTAATGGTTATAAGGACGGTTCTTTTTATACGCCGAGTTTTATTACCATGTATATGTGTCGGGAAACGATACGAAGAGCGATTGTGCAGAAGTTTAATGAAGTAAAAGGCTGGAATTGTCAAAGTTTAGATGATTTATATGAACGAATTGAGGATAAAAGAGAGGCAAATGTTATTATTAATAGCCTGAAGATTTGCGATCCGGCGGTGGGTTCAGGACATTTTTTGGTTTCAGCTTTGAATGAGATAATCGCGATTAAGAGTGAGTTACGGGTTTTATTAGATAGTTCGGGTAAGTCGCTAAAAGATTATCGGGTAGAGGTGCGAAACGATAAGTTATTGGTTTATGATGATGAGGGGACTTTATTTGCTTATCATCCGAATAATAAAGAAAAGCAACGGGTACAGCAAGCCTTATTTCATGAGAAACAGACGATTATTGAAGGGTGTTTATTTGGGGTGGATATTAACCCTAATTCCGTGACGATTTGTCAGTTGCGGTTATGGATTGAGCTTTTAAAGAATGCTTATTATCGCGAGGATGGCAACTTGGAAACTTTGCCAAATATTGATATTAATATCAAGTGTGGTAATTCTTTGATTAGTCGGTTTGGGTTGGATGTGGATGTTAAACAGGTTTTACAGAAGCAGAAGTTTAGTATTGAGGAATATCGCAATGCGGTACAGACTTATCGCAATGCGGAAAATAAGGAACAAAAGCGGCAGATGGAAACGCTGATTGCTAAGATTAAGGCTGGTTTTAGTTCCAATTTATTAATCGGTAATCCTAAGAAGGTGAAGTTACGTCAATTACAAGGGGAGCTTTATAATCTGGAAAATCAGGGTTTATTGTTTGAGGAGACTAAGACGGAGCAAAAAGCGCGGGAGAAAAAAGTAACTAAGTTAAATAATGAGATTGATAAGCTAACTGCTGAAATTGCAGATATTGAAAGCGGTAAGCTGTATGATAATGCTTTAGAATGGCGGTTTGAGTTTCCCGAAGTGTTGAATGATAACGGCGATTTTGTTGGGTTTGATGTGGTGATTGGGAATCCTCCCTATGTACCGTCAAAAAATCTAGATGAAAAAGAGAAAGCTTTATATTATGAACATTACAAGACTACAGAATATCAAATTAATACCTTTGGGATATTTACTGAGTTAGGCATAAAAATATTGAACCAGAAAGGTTTTCTTGGCTTAATAATTCCAAATTATTGGTTAACAACTAAATATGACAAAAAATTGAGAAAGTTCTTGTTTGAAGAAAATCGAACAACCAATATAGTAAATGTATATAATATTTTTGAAAGTGCAGTAGTTGAAACATTACTTTTGTTTTCAAAAAAAGAACTAAATAATGATGAGATACATATTTGTAGTATTGATCGTAATATCTCTACAATTAATGAAAGATTGGAAGCAGTTATGCTTTCTCATTGGAGCTATGACCAAAAGATTACTGTTTCAGCTTTAGATGAAGAATTAACTATATCATTCAACGATAAAATTAAAATTAATGCAGAAACTCAAATAGGTTCTTTATTTGATTTGAAATTCGGAGCAAAGTTATATGAGATAGGAAAAGGAAATCCTCCTCAAACTAAAAATGATGCTAAAAATAGAATTTATGAATCTGAATTAAAAATAGATAATAGTTATATTCAATTATTACGAGCTAGGGATATCCAAAGATACAGACTTAAAACTGATAGCTACTATGTAAAGTATGGAGAAAATTTAGCCGCACCACGCTCGATTTCAATATTTGAAGGTGAAAGAATATTAATTCAAAGAATTTTTTCAAGAAAAACATTAGATGCAACTTGTGTAGATGATACGATAATCTGTAACACAGATGTTATTACATTAAAGCCCAAAAATAACACGCTAAATGTTAAATTTTATTTAGCAATTATTTGTTCTAAGCTTTGTGCATCTGTGCTAAAGTCTCAAAATGTAAATTTAGACAGAAATGCTTTTCCAAAAATAAATACTAAAACTCTATCAACTTTTCCAGTTCCTAAATATAAGCACGAATATATCGACATCACTGCACTTGTTGACAAAATTCTCACCGCAAAAAAAGACGATCCTACTGCTGACACAAGCGAATTAGAAAAGCAGATTGATCACTTAGTTTACAAACTCTATCAACTCACCTATAATGAAGTAAAAATAATTGATCCAGAATTTGCCCTAACAGAACAAGAATATCTGGACTTACCCTAA
- the bioD gene encoding dethiobiotin synthase translates to MNSLLIAATDTDAGKTVVTTGLVAYWQKYYPSKALGLMKLMQTGQGDREWYEGLFQGQLEMITPLQYQAPLAPPVAADLEGRDIPLGTVWQALLNLQKSQDLVLIEGLGGLGCPVTHELTLADLAAQWRLKTLLVVPVKLGAISQTVANIALAEQKKVNLGGIILNCLEPRTETEIEQLTPIDLIQSLTNCPVLGVFPFIEDRRDLDKLASVVASWPEIKLSSI, encoded by the coding sequence ATGAATAGTCTTTTGATTGCGGCTACGGATACCGACGCGGGTAAAACCGTTGTCACCACTGGTTTAGTGGCTTATTGGCAAAAATACTATCCCTCCAAGGCCCTGGGGCTGATGAAATTAATGCAAACGGGTCAAGGCGATCGAGAATGGTATGAGGGCTTATTTCAGGGTCAATTAGAAATGATTACACCGCTGCAATATCAAGCACCCTTAGCGCCTCCTGTGGCTGCTGATTTGGAAGGTCGAGATATTCCTTTGGGGACGGTGTGGCAAGCTCTGCTGAACCTACAAAAAAGCCAAGATTTGGTTTTAATTGAGGGTTTGGGGGGTTTAGGTTGTCCTGTCACTCACGAGCTAACTTTGGCGGATTTAGCGGCTCAATGGCGGTTAAAAACCCTTTTGGTGGTGCCGGTGAAATTGGGGGCGATTTCCCAAACGGTGGCTAATATTGCCCTAGCAGAGCAGAAAAAGGTCAATTTGGGCGGAATTATCCTTAATTGTCTCGAACCGCGCACGGAGACGGAGATAGAGCAGTTAACACCGATCGATTTAATTCAATCCTTGACTAATTGTCCGGTTTTAGGTGTTTTTCCCTTTATCGAAGATCGTCGGGATTTGGATAAATTGGCCTCGGTGGTAGCTAGTTGGCCAGAAATTAAGCTGTCAAGCATTTAA
- the serA gene encoding phosphoglycerate dehydrogenase — MAKVLVSDSIDPVGVEILSQVAQVDVKTGLSAEEIIQIIPEYDALMLRSSTRVTKEIVEAGSKLQIIGRAGVGVDNIDVPAATRQGIIVVNSPEGNTIAAAEHALAMMLSLSRHIPDANQSVKANKWERNRFIGTEVYKKNLGVVGLGKIGSHVAAVARSLGMKILAYDPFISKERADQLGCTLVDLELLFAESDFITLHVPKTPETQHLIGRETLPKMKPTVRIINCSRGGIIDELALIEALESGRIAGAALDVFEQEPLGESRLRELSNVILTPHLGASTTEAQVNVAIDVAEQIRDVLLGLPARSAVNIPGLTPDVMEKLRPYLQLAETMGNLVSQLAGGRCDSLNVRLQGELATKDSQPLVIAAIKGLLSQALRERVNYVNAAIEAKERGIRVIETRDASTRDYSGSIHLEANGSMGTHSVTGALLSNGEIRITDLDEFPINVPPSNHMLFTLHQDMPGIIGKIGALLGSFNVNIASMQVGRKIIRGDAVMALSLDDPLPEGLLSEITKVPGIRDAYTVKL, encoded by the coding sequence ATGGCCAAAGTTCTGGTATCCGATTCGATCGATCCGGTAGGAGTAGAAATTCTGTCACAGGTTGCCCAAGTGGACGTGAAAACAGGACTATCCGCTGAGGAAATCATTCAAATTATCCCCGAATACGACGCACTGATGCTCCGTTCCAGTACCCGCGTCACCAAAGAAATCGTCGAAGCGGGCAGCAAACTGCAAATTATCGGCCGCGCAGGGGTAGGAGTCGATAATATCGATGTTCCCGCGGCCACTCGTCAGGGTATTATTGTCGTTAACTCTCCCGAAGGTAACACGATCGCCGCTGCCGAACACGCCTTGGCCATGATGTTATCCCTCTCCCGTCATATTCCCGATGCCAATCAGTCGGTAAAAGCGAATAAATGGGAAAGAAATCGCTTTATCGGCACAGAAGTTTATAAAAAGAACCTAGGAGTCGTCGGTTTAGGTAAAATTGGTTCCCACGTCGCCGCCGTTGCTAGATCCCTAGGCATGAAAATTCTCGCCTACGATCCCTTTATTTCCAAAGAACGCGCCGATCAACTCGGTTGCACCTTGGTAGATCTGGAATTACTCTTTGCTGAGTCCGATTTTATCACTCTCCACGTCCCGAAAACTCCCGAAACCCAGCATCTCATCGGTCGGGAAACCCTCCCTAAGATGAAACCCACGGTCCGCATCATTAACTGTTCCCGCGGCGGCATTATCGACGAGTTGGCTTTAATTGAAGCCCTCGAATCCGGTAGAATCGCCGGGGCAGCCTTGGATGTATTTGAACAGGAACCTTTAGGCGAATCTAGATTAAGAGAATTATCTAACGTCATCCTCACTCCCCACCTAGGCGCATCGACTACGGAAGCACAGGTGAATGTGGCTATTGATGTGGCCGAACAAATTCGCGATGTCCTCCTCGGTTTGCCAGCGCGTTCGGCCGTTAATATCCCCGGACTAACTCCCGATGTTATGGAAAAACTGCGCCCTTACCTGCAATTAGCGGAAACTATGGGTAATCTCGTTAGCCAGTTGGCAGGAGGTCGCTGTGACTCGTTAAATGTCCGTTTACAGGGAGAATTGGCCACTAAAGACAGTCAACCCCTGGTGATAGCGGCAATTAAGGGTTTACTTTCCCAAGCCCTCCGGGAACGGGTAAACTATGTTAATGCGGCGATCGAAGCTAAGGAACGCGGTATCCGGGTAATCGAAACCCGGGATGCTTCCACCCGCGACTATTCGGGATCGATTCATTTGGAAGCTAATGGTTCCATGGGTACCCATTCCGTCACCGGAGCGCTGTTAAGTAACGGAGAAATCCGCATTACTGACCTCGATGAGTTCCCAATTAACGTGCCACCGAGTAATCATATGCTCTTCACCCTTCACCAGGATATGCCCGGTATTATCGGCAAAATTGGCGCACTTTTAGGCAGTTTTAATGTCAATATCGCCAGTATGCAGGTAGGACGCAAAATTATTCGCGGTGACGCAGTTATGGCCCTGAGTCTCGATGATCCTTTACCAGAAGGTCTTCTCTCGGAAATTACTAAAGTCCCCGGTATCCGTGATGCTTATACAGTGAAACTCTAG
- a CDS encoding RNA-guided endonuclease InsQ/TnpB family protein: protein MEKAYSFRFYPTPEQESLLRRTLGCVRLVYNKALHERTQAWYERQERVGYAQTSSMLTDWKKQEELNFLNEVSCVPLQQGLRHLQTAFTNFFAGRTKYPNFKKKHQGGSAEFTKSAFKFKDKQIYLAKCTEPLPIRWSRQIPDGCEPSTVTVRLHPSGRWHISIRFDDPTIKPLPVTDKAIGIDLGISSLVITSDGDKVSNPKHFKKHYRRLRKAQKNLSRKQKGSNNREKARIKVAKIHAQITDNRKDHLHKLTTQLVRENQTIVVENLAVKNMVKNPKLSQAISDVSWGEITRQLAYKCRWYGRNYIEIDRWFPSSKRCSNCGYIAEKMPLNVREWDCPDCGTHHDRDINASKNILAAGLAVSVCRATIRPEQSKSVKAGAEPRKGKKQKPKS, encoded by the coding sequence ATGGAAAAAGCCTATTCGTTTCGATTTTACCCCACACCCGAACAAGAGTCGCTATTGCGGCGCACATTGGGCTGTGTAAGATTAGTTTACAATAAAGCTCTCCACGAACGAACACAAGCTTGGTATGAAAGACAAGAAAGAGTAGGCTACGCTCAAACTTCTTCAATGTTGACCGATTGGAAAAAGCAAGAAGAATTAAACTTTCTCAATGAAGTAAGCTGTGTACCTTTACAACAAGGGTTAAGACATTTACAAACAGCTTTTACTAATTTCTTTGCTGGTCGTACTAAGTATCCTAACTTTAAGAAAAAACATCAGGGAGGAAGTGCCGAATTTACCAAATCTGCTTTTAAATTTAAAGACAAACAAATCTATTTAGCTAAATGCACAGAACCTTTACCTATTCGATGGTCAAGACAAATCCCAGACGGATGTGAACCAAGTACAGTAACAGTCAGATTACATCCATCAGGACGCTGGCATATCTCAATAAGATTTGATGACCCAACGATTAAGCCTTTACCAGTAACAGATAAAGCCATCGGAATTGACTTAGGAATTAGTAGCCTCGTGATTACCAGCGATGGCGATAAAGTATCTAATCCTAAGCATTTTAAAAAGCATTATCGGAGACTGCGAAAGGCACAAAAAAATCTTTCTAGAAAACAGAAAGGCTCAAATAATCGAGAAAAAGCAAGAATCAAAGTAGCCAAGATTCACGCCCAAATTACTGATAACAGAAAAGACCATTTACACAAGCTAACCACTCAATTAGTTCGTGAAAACCAAACGATTGTGGTTGAGAATTTAGCCGTCAAGAATATGGTCAAAAACCCGAAATTATCTCAGGCAATATCTGACGTTAGTTGGGGAGAAATTACCCGACAATTAGCCTATAAATGCCGTTGGTATGGAAGAAATTACATCGAAATAGATAGATGGTTTCCTAGCTCTAAAAGATGTAGTAATTGCGGGTATATTGCTGAAAAAATGCCGTTAAATGTTCGAGAATGGGATTGTCCAGACTGTGGGACACACCATGACCGAGATATTAACGCCAGTAAAAATATTTTGGCCGCAGGGCTTGCGGTGTCAGTCTGTAGAGCGACCATAAGACCAGAACAGAGTAAATCTGTTAAGGCAGGTGCGGAACCCCGCAAGGGAAAGAAGCAGAAACCTAAATCGTGA